One Argentina anserina chromosome 6, drPotAnse1.1, whole genome shotgun sequence genomic window, CTGGTCTCCAGAAATTGTATCATCCATgtttgaaacaaaacaaagagtGCTCTTTGTTATGGTGTTTTGTTTGCAATTTGGCCCATAGTTACACAAAGCTAGGCTATTAGCAATAAGAATAGAGCAGAAACTTGCTTGCATATAAGCTATACGCATTAGATTATCCCATTACAAAGCAAATTACAAAGCAAGTTCCTTTCACATCGCGATTAGCATTATGCTAACTGAGCAGCACGCCACAGTTAAACCGATCAAGCCAGCAGTATAAGCAGCATAGCTCCCTTGTAATTTAGACTCGCCTAGAAATAGCTTCAAGATTTCTGCCAACCAAAACATGTTCCTAGACAACTCTTTTCCAATCCAGCAAATTGAATCTTTAATGTCTTTGAATCTTTTCCAAGAATTGCAAGATATGCAAGGCCCCTGATCCTAACTGCTTTCGGCAACAGTAACCAGTTCATATTTGACTAGAGACATGTTGTTATCTTCCCTGACATTGAAGCTAGCCGGTTCAGTCACTTCTACTCGACCCCATTTGTCCACAGCAAGCCTCATAAATCCCTTGAACATGTCAATTTTCGCATTCCTCAGGATCACAGTAGCACCAGGGTTCATCATGTCCACTGTCACATACCAAAGTTCATGTCACAGTAAGATCAAAACTCAACCAGCAGATCTATGCTTTTTAACCTCAAAATTTTTCATGTTGTTTAAGAAACCAAATAACATCAACAATTTCCTtagtaatttatatattcatgATCACCACGCAAAACACAAGGGAGAAAAAAAGAACATACCTTGTTCATTTCTAGCAGTGAAAACGATGGTTCAGGTTTCATCTCCAACCAAGCATTTAGCAATCTTCATCTGCCGGACTTGAATCCCATCAGGATGGCCCTTCTGCAACACCATTTTCGAACTGACCACTTTCACAACCAAAGTGTGTCCCTTTGTTTCCGGCTGCAGCTGTGAAACCTTTTTGAAAACAGGTTTCCTCATTGCTGGTTTTGTATCCTCCATTTCTAACAAAGCTGTTACATACACAGCAAACATAAACacataaaaaattacaatatcCCATCACCCTTTACATGGTCTCATTAAGTACGTAGATCACCATGAGAAACTTGTTCTCAGATTCTATTGTCTCCTTCAATCAAGAGCTTAGAGGACTTGTTTTAATGAAATAACAGAAAGAGGTAAACTAGATATGATTTAGATTTGGAAATTACCTtcactgagagagagagagatggcaAATTGTTATTGCAGATTCAGAGAGAGATGCAGATGGAGATGGATGCAGTGGTGTTACCCTAACATGCAGTGGTGGAACGTAATGAGAATTCGGTGACCGACGAACTCGCCTTTTGAAACGGAAGTTTAATGGACGAACGGCCGTTTATCTTCCAGATTTTTTGACCAAATCTCATCACTACAACTCCCAAAAACAAGCGGACGTCCGGTCCAGATCTGTTGCTTCTTCTATTTGATTAATGACTTGAACTTTGTCCTTCCACATTTTATTCATTCTTAACTTGTAATTTAGTTCttctaccaaaaaaaaacttgtaattaggggctttcaacaaaaaaaaacttgtaatTTTGGTGATCACAGCCATTTTGTTCAGTGGCACAGACTCTTTTTACTAGTGAGAAGCTCTAAGTTCGACTCAAATAGTCCCATGTTATACATAAACTTAATCCAATCTCAAGCTGACTCTTGATTGATGGAAAATAGGTAACCACTAACAAGTTGTTATTACAAGTTACAAGTCTCACATACACATGGTACAGTATGCATGCTTGGatcaaactaggtttcctaatcgaaaaaagaaaaagaaagatgtgACGACATTGGGTGCGCAGACCCTAACTACATCAGCAACATTATTCTTCCTTAAAAAAAGCTTCTGGCAACATTATTCAGAAACAAACTCCTCACTGGTACTGGCTAGCTAGCTTGCCCTCCTTGACAATGTAGTTCTGAGACGGAAAGTCTTCTCCCTTGAAGTACCTGTCAAGCATGTCCTTGGTACCAGCAGCATAACGCAACTGCACAGATTTCATTCACAGTGTGAGTTGTAAGGACAGACGAAGTGATATTACTGTTAGCTCGCAACATTGTTTTTATTCAACACAGCTACAGTATTGGAAGCAGCAAATCTGGACTCTACCTAACAAGATCTCTACTGCATTTATGTAGTTGGTTTCTATGACTTACAAAGTCTAAGTTTCATACATAGCCCTACTATTGTATTTCTCTTTCACACTTAGCTATAGGTTAATTGTACTACTATAAATTTCCTTCAATTCGGAGAAGAAATCATATGTGAATatacatgttcttgagagTATCATACACCATTCTGGCTTCATTCTCTCTTGATCTCATAGTTTAACTATTACAAGCATATACAGGAGAAAAACTTTTCTGTAAGCATCTTTGTTATGTAGTATGTACCTGTCCATCAATTGTGGTGCCAGATATATGAGGGGTCATGGCATGGTTTGGCATGTAACGCCATGGATGGTCTTTGGGAGCTGGTTGGGGGTTCCAGACATCACCACTGTATCCTGGAAATAAAGTTACAGAATGAACATATAACCATGGACCCAAATGTAAATAGACGAAATCAACATATAACCATGAgccaaatgtaaatacaagaAGGCCTCAGTTAGAGACTTTTTCCTTCCATTCCGTAAGACCCATGCATGCATTCATCGTTATGCAACTCATCACAACATTTAAGAACAAAAGTGAAATTATTAACCAAAAACCAAAGAATGAGTAAGTAGACCGATAGTTCTCTTCCTTGAAGTAACAGTAAGGATTTTTTAAGGCTCTAAACTATGGGCCTTCTGAACATTAGTTCTGTgaatataattaattgataCAGAATACAGAAAAGAGGAAAGTTCTTAAAACTTTAGAATCATCATCCACAATTGAAGTTTAACTTCTTCCATGTCAACTTCTCAAGTTCTGTAATACCTGCTATGTGTCCACTGTTGCAAGCATCAACAACTGCTTTAGTGTCCATGATTGCCCCTCGGGCATTGTTCACAATCAGGACTCCCTTCTTAAGCTTGGAAATTCTCTCTTTATCAAACATCCCCCTGAGTCAAAATATAGATGGTATTAATTACGTTCCAATCGCATACATAAGGATCAAGATTACTATAATCTTGCGTTGTCAGATATGCCTCTGAGTCAAAACATCAGTTTTTCCCTTAAACTCATTATCAGAGTGCAGTCTCATCTTATCAACATGCATTTGAGTCATAATATTACTAATCTAAAAGTTTAAACACTAGAATATCAAGATAAGCTTGAAATCTCAAAAGACAAATATAATATTACTTTTAACAGCAGATAACTACTTCCACAGAAAAGAGAACCTACTAAAGAACTGAATATAAAATGTCTTAGACactcaattatatatattctaaaGTCATAAGATTAGCGCGGAAATTAGTACCTTGTTTTTTCTGTTAAGGGGGTATtgacaacaacaacatcacattTAGGAAGCATCTTATCAAGATCATCCTCAAACTTAGCCCCAGTCTCTTTCTCAAATTCGGCATCAGCCTTTAGTCTGTCATGATAGAGGATATTACAGTTGAAAGGCTTCAATCTTTGCATCAAAAGCTTGCCAATTCTTCCAGCTCCTACAGTACCAACAGTCTTCCCTTCCAAATCATAAGACCTATGAGAAATGGCTGCAACCTTCCACTCCCCATTAACAACCTGCTGATACCCTGGAACAAAGTTCCTCACAAGAATGAGGATTCTCATGAGTTCATCTTCCGCAACCGACACTGTATTGCTTCCAGTGACCTCAGCAACCGTCAGTCCAGCTGCCGCAGCAGCCTTGAGGTCAATGTGATCAGAGCCAATTCCGGCAGTCAAAAGAAGCTGCAAATTCTTGGCCTTTTTAATCCTCTCCGCCGTGACATAGGCAGGATGGAAAGGGGTTGTGATCAGGACATGCATATCCTCAATGTGCTTCTCAAGCTCTGTATTACCAACATCACAACAAACAAAGAATCACAAAGAATTCAACTAAAAAGTACAAATCTCATCCTAAGCAATTGGGGAACAGTTAAATTAACAACCTTGAGGTCAAGGATCAGATACATGGCCATAAACAGCATGACCAAGAGTCTACATGCAATTAGAAATCCGATCACATTACAGAAAGCTACTGAATTCACAGACACTAACCACAATTTGGTCCCTCCTTGTCATCAGTAACAATATACTTGTGTCCCTGAGATTCCAGCCAGTCCCTTATTCCCAAAGCGTTTTCCTCACAACCCAAAAAGTTGGGGTTGAGTTTGGCATACTCATTGGCCTTGTAGAACACCCCAACAATCTTCTTGCTCCCCGGAGATGCCTGTTTCATAGTATTCCATCTCACTTACtcagttacaacttacaacacAACTGATCCCATGCATAGTTCTTCaagtaaatttatatatacgaGTACTGAGAAAATACAAAGATGAAAATCAGAAGCTTAAATTACGTACGTGGAGGTGCCTGGAGAATAAGGTGGAAGATGGAGCAGTGGCCTTAGCAGCAGAGACAATCGCACCCTTCATCGCCATTTTTGCAAGAGAGCAGAGATTGAGGAACAATACAAGTGTCACTTTCAATCAGAGATAAGAAGTGAAGTAGGTTCCGAGTTGTACATGATCGAAGTCATCGGGTGTATTTATAGGCTACAATCTAGCTCACCTCGTTGATGGTGAGATACATTGACGAAAAGGCCCTCAACGAAGAACAACGTTTCTGGTAGCTGATGGGGATTTTCCATCCGATGCATGATACGCACGTGTACAGTGTCTTGTCTGGAAAAGTTTCTACCTCTTCTGGCAAACTTTTCCTGAAAAAACACGGAAAATTCTAGCCTACGCCGCAGCATACATCAGCTTTTTCCTCCACACACTACCACATACACACCCTCGTGCATGTTATGACACCACACTCTATCACCACACATCATTGTATGTATGACATATTTCAACGTACAGCAGACGAACCCAAAAAACACCTCCATTTCTcaagttttatatatatataatactcaaaaatagatgatcaggcatgtcaaaaaacaaaaattcgtTCACAAAAAATCAGAGAATCAAAAGAGATGATGTAGAAAAAAATAAGCAGCTCTCTCTtttatgaaaagaaaatgacgCATCACattatgtttttattattaattgaACATATGTAATATGTACGGACATATTTCTCGGATTTGAAAATAGTTCATGTGAGAGTGTCATGTAAAGATTTCTCTACCTCAAAACATTACCTTTCGGAAGCGCTATTGTGTTAGTacaatgatttttcttttttgaaatggTTTATTGTAAAGAACAATGATGTGAACCGATAATACTCGAACCTTTTGGAACATAGTTTCAATTAACATAATTGATTAGTTAAGAAGAAACACTATTTCCTATTATGCGAAAATTGGGGATTTGTCAtttatatgtgattttttggTGGGGAACTGGGGGATAATCCGTGGCCAAATTGGATTTGTTGTTTATCATGATTCTGTATTTGGGTGTATTGAGCCGCCTGGGACCTAATGGTAGTGTCACATCTTGGTGAAGCCATTTCTTTCAACTCATGATGGATTTGATCAAATACTTGACCCGACACATATTATCGCAAGCGGCCAAGCGGGCGGCCTGCTTCTATACTTGCTTGATTTGACAAACTTGATAATAACCATATATAACATATGCTAGTGAGTAGTCACCTAGTGAACTCTTATACTCGGGGAGGTGGTATTTCTCTCTTGTTATAAGAAATCTTCAATCTTGTGTTGTTATTCAAcagaataaaataaaaataatccaattacaataatatatttttacttttactaaATCACAAGAAAGAAAGCTATATATTATAGAACCACATAACTATAATGTATTCTTACTTTTACTAAATTACTTGTGTTTCATATGAAGACCGAACCCGCCTCAGCGATCTTATAACGAATTCATCCCTTTTTCAACATCGTCTTTGATCAGAATCATGAAGAGCGAAAGTTCTTCACAACACTAGCTAGGCATACGTGCATGAAATGCGGTGGATTATATATCTTCCACTGTAGTGATATAAGAGTGAGAGTTATTCATAACAGTAATGTATAACTTTAGTACACCAGTCTCTTTCGGTCCTGGAATTGTGATTTGATGAAGGCCTCAAATCATTTGATTGTTACACTGTACACAACATGCATTTTCAAGCTAATAGAGAACCCTCTAAGTTCGACAGTGCCTAGGGTGTTGTAAAAAATTCTCGCGCTTCATGGTACTTATCTAAGACAACGTTGAAGAGGGGATGAATTGGCTCCAACAGATTGGAATAAGGACCCGCAACTGCATTAGGAACTGGAGAATTGACGTCTGAGCCCATATGTTGACATACAGAGAGACCACTTAGGCAATAACATGTGTGATAAAAATCTTGATTTTTGCCTGGTTTGTCTCTCAGTCCACCATTCTCTGCCTGTTTTCACCAAATCAATTTAGAAGATCAATATCAAGGAAGTAATAATTCAACATGAATGATAGATGAAACTCGACATTAATGATTCAGAATAGAAACTCCACATTTGCAAGATCCATCCAGTGATCAGTGGAAGTTCATATTCACAAACTAACCTGTGTGCATAAAAGTATGTACTGCTGTAATgcaacagaattgaaaagcgGCTCCATTTTGAGGCTTCTGTTGATAAAATCATATCCAATATCATTGTAATTCACTGGAGATGGAATATTCAACCCTGCATTACAAAAGGGGGAAAACTAAATAGACCTCACAGCAGGAAAAACCAGAAACATATAAACAAACATATGGGTTTCAAAACCAACTTGTTACAGTTCAAACATAGATCTGAAACCTGTCTAACTCAACCTACCTTCCTGCCTAAAAGCCCCAGCGACATCAACCTGAGATGAAGTGCCTTCATAAATTTTGTCCACTTCAGATATATGAGATGTTTTCGAACTATGTGAGGTACGACATCTGGCATCTGGGAGCTCAGTTTGCTCCTCACGTACTGAAGGTATTCTTTGTAATAATGCAAAAGCACCTCCCTGGTCATATATCTTAGTTAATTCGACTATGATGCAGAAAATCCCAAGGACCAAAAAATTAATAGAGAAAAAAGAGCCAACTATTAAAGAGAATCACCTGCCAAAAAGAGTAGCAACCATCAACCAATTTATTAGTCCTCCCCTGAAATCCTAATTCAATCCCATGTCGAAAGACCAACCAATCCTAGTGCAAGAAAATGTTACATATAAGAAAATGATAGAGCAAGTTCATAGAAACCATTGCACGAGGTAGGTTACAGTTAATATTATGCACAGCAGAGTACAAGCAAATAAGGAGATTACTAAACAgacatttataattatatgcATTATTCAGTGAATGAACTGATCTgaatcacattaagaatgaAAAAACTTACAATTAGTCTAGACAAGTCCAAACGATTGACCTCATCAATCAGAATCATAGTTGCCAGCCCACAAAAGGTGTACCTGATGAAAATACTGTCAGATCTAGGCAAATGCTTTGCTACAGAATACAAAATTCTGTCACATGAGACATTCATCTTGACTGGTGAGAGGACCTGAGAAGGAAGCGAATACATGTCTCTAAACGTTCCCTAAGATAACTGACATTCGAAAGTGTATCACTTCATATAGTATCTTTTTAAGATAATTTGCCAAGGACATTAGACAAAGGCAAAAGAACAATTTGACATGTGAGTGAATGGAAGACAGGCAAAAAGACATACATATTCAAATTCGGCAGATGGAGGTCACCCTAAGAGTTTACATAGTTATTTTTATTACCAACCATCATTCACAATAAGGTCAATCTAATGTCACGTCATTACTTGGCAACATTCAAAAATAATAGTCCTTAGATGTTGCTTTCTGTAAATGTTTATAGTCTTTAGACAGATAATAAGTCTGATACATACCCACCATGAGCTTCAGAACCAGGTTCACCAGATATACCACCTTCATATGTCTGGcaactgaaaagaaaaacaaatttcaATTTAAAATTCCATCAGCAATACAACGGCAGCAACACAATGCAcgaatattcaagtatgtcaATATATCTCAACCAAAGATGAACTCATTATACCAAGTCTATGACTGTctataacaaaaataaaagattaaGTGTCGTCAACACAGTGCCACTAAAGATTCATGCCTTGGAAGATAACCTTAAGATGTAGTTACCAACATTATCAACCAGTTCATGATCCAAAATGTTCAAAAGACTTGCAGTCTGCAAAAATGAGTTGAGTGAGCATGTAAATAACTTGTAAAGTTGTCGTATATAACATAATAGTAAAAAACCCAATATTAGAACTACTTCTTGTAAGATAGTAGAACTGTGGGAGTAGATAGAGGAAGCCTCTAATCATAGTTTGAGGGTAAACATCCAGCCTTATAGTCTGACTATTGTCAGAAACCAGATACATATTATATAGGAACTCGAGTATCTGACCCAAAATCAATTGGCAATGCTGGCACATGATACATTTTTAAGCAATGGCTTATTTTCCAGATATGTGTCACACTTTTAACACTTTAATAATGGGAATGCACACCATGACCACTGTATGTGTACTTctacagagagagagactaaCAGAAATGGCAGTGTAGCTAGCCCGAACATCAATTTCTCCAGCATCATGCATCCTGAGTCAAAGTAATATAGAAAAGTGCTCAgaatcatgtatatatattatacccCTAACTCctcgttatatatataagcacCACTACATTGTTTGCTAGATTCTCAAGAGTATAGatcaaaacaacaatcatAATGATGTAGGAATTtgttagagagagagattgcACCTGAAGCCCCCATTTGGTTGTTTCATTCGCCGCAGAAATTTGTACAGTTCATGTCTGAGGAAAACAAATCATGTCAGAGCATTTCACACAGGCTTAGAATTGCAGTAGTATTAATCAGtaaatcattttattttaCAGCAGTACACAGTATTAACAAACCACCTATTAATTGATGAAAGAGCTTCGTGATCGGCCAGAGTAATCAGTGCATTGACTGCAGCATAAGTTGTTGCAAGATGTGGCATCTGATCAAAAAGTGAATGTAACAACTGTAAGTAAAACAGATATCTAAATAACACTCCAGGCACTGGGTTTCTCAAGATAGTgtacaatcaaaacaacttCAAGGTGGGATAAAAACTGTCTAGTATAGCAAAGCACAAACAACACCAGAAGATGCTCAACAAGAATCAAACATGAATCAAACTAGTTACACGCCTGTCCAGGTCCACCACCATATCCACCATTCGGGTCCTGCAACAAGAGACAACTTCAAGTGAGAATGCACTTAAAACATATCATTCTAACGACCAACGACACTTAAACCTAGTGTTTGGCACCAAGCAATGTATAACCATGTCCAATCTAAGCAATGTGGGACTATGAAATCGATACCTGACAAATGTTAAGGAAGTCAATGGTTCTATTCTCCAAATCATCCTCCACTGATTCCCCAAGTAAAGCCAATGAGTGTAAAATCCAGTAACACATCCATGGTCGGCTGACAAAAGAAAGAGCAACccaattcaacagaaactcataAAATTCAAAACACTCAACCAAATTCAAAGATAACCATCACAATTAAGAATGTGAGAGCTTACTTACTTAGCATCCAAAGACTTAAACGGAGCAGGGAGGCCTCTAAGACCTCTCATCAAGTACCCAATGTGCTGATCCCGCCGAAGTTCCCACCTTTCAAATCAAAAACATCTTTTACAAagctgaaaaaaaaaccccgaattgaaaatttgaggAAGCCCTAGAATTGATTTAGGGATTTAAAAATtgggggtttagggttttagtaCCATGGTCTTTTGGCGTTACGGGGGAGGCTCTCGATGCTGTTGTATATCCGGAAGACCTCATTCTGGACCATTAATTGCTCGTGCTGAGTCGTCGTTGCAGCTGGAAACGCCATCTTCGTCTAGCACTGAGCTTCCACCAAAACGCACCGTTTTGCAGGTCCAGTGTTCATAAAGCGGCGGCAATCTGAGTTGGAAATTCATTTATAAAGCTCCTGATTATACGCAAGAGTTTTATTTGACTACATTAACatatgtaaattaattaataccaaaaaacaaaacatatgtAAATTAAGCCTAAGCTGACATGGACCCCAAAATCTCTTTAGAGTTCGACAACCAATCAGACAGATCTTTTGCACCGATCATAATCTAGGATCCCTTTCCAAATTCGGAATGATGAGTTATCTAGTATCCCTTTCCAAATTCGGAATGATGAGTTATTGTACATAATTACGTGTCATCATGTAT contains:
- the LOC126798236 gene encoding formate dehydrogenase, mitochondrial; amino-acid sequence: MAMKGAIVSAAKATAPSSTLFSRHLHASPGSKKIVGVFYKANEYAKLNPNFLGCEENALGIRDWLESQGHKYIVTDDKEGPNCELEKHIEDMHVLITTPFHPAYVTAERIKKAKNLQLLLTAGIGSDHIDLKAAAAAGLTVAEVTGSNTVSVAEDELMRILILVRNFVPGYQQVVNGEWKVAAISHRSYDLEGKTVGTVGAGRIGKLLMQRLKPFNCNILYHDRLKADAEFEKETGAKFEDDLDKMLPKCDVVVVNTPLTEKTRGMFDKERISKLKKGVLIVNNARGAIMDTKAVVDACNSGHIAGYSGDVWNPQPAPKDHPWRYMPNHAMTPHISGTTIDGQLRYAAGTKDMLDRYFKGEDFPSQNYIVKEGKLASQYQ
- the LOC126798418 gene encoding protein farnesyltransferase subunit beta isoform X2 encodes the protein MLTDHGCVTGFYTHWLYLGNQWRMIWRIEPLTSLTFVRTRMVDMVVDLDRRVTSLIHMPHLATTYAAVNALITLADHEALSSINRHELYKFLRRMKQPNGGFRMHDAGEIDVRASYTAISTASLLNILDHELVDNVGNYILSCQTYEGGISGEPGSEAHGGYTFCGLATMILIDEVNRLDLSRLIDWLVFRHGIELGFQGRTNKLVDGCYSFWQGGAFALLQRIPSVREEQTELPDARCRTSHSSKTSHISEVDKIYEGTSSQVDVAGAFRQEGLNIPSPVNYNDIGYDFINRSLKMEPLFNSVALQQYILLCTQAENGGLRDKPGKNQDFYHTCYCLSGLSVCQHMGSDVNSPVPNAVAGPYSNLLEPIHPLFNVVLDKYHEAREFFTTP
- the LOC126798418 gene encoding protein farnesyltransferase subunit beta isoform X1, yielding MAFPAATTTQHEQLMVQNEVFRIYNSIESLPRNAKRPWWELRRDQHIGYLMRGLRGLPAPFKSLDANRPWMCYWILHSLALLGESVEDDLENRTIDFLNICQDPNGGYGGGPGQMPHLATTYAAVNALITLADHEALSSINRHELYKFLRRMKQPNGGFRMHDAGEIDVRASYTAISTASLLNILDHELVDNVGNYILSCQTYEGGISGEPGSEAHGGYTFCGLATMILIDEVNRLDLSRLIDWLVFRHGIELGFQGRTNKLVDGCYSFWQGGAFALLQRIPSVREEQTELPDARCRTSHSSKTSHISEVDKIYEGTSSQVDVAGAFRQEGLNIPSPVNYNDIGYDFINRSLKMEPLFNSVALQQYILLCTQAENGGLRDKPGKNQDFYHTCYCLSGLSVCQHMGSDVNSPVPNAVAGPYSNLLEPIHPLFNVVLDKYHEAREFFTTP